One Siniperca chuatsi isolate FFG_IHB_CAS linkage group LG5, ASM2008510v1, whole genome shotgun sequence DNA window includes the following coding sequences:
- the mef2cb gene encoding myocyte enhancer factor 2cb isoform X3, with protein MGRKKIQITRIMDERNRQVTFTKRKFGLMKKAYELSVLCDCEIALIIFNSTNKLFQYASTDMDKVLLKYTEYNEPHESRTNSDIVETLRKKGLNGCDSPDPDADDSVGHSPESEDKYRKINEDIDLMISRQRLCALSKKENKGGESPELESALTLTPRTEEKYKQINEEFDHMIKTHKITQAVPPSNYDMPVSIPVSNQNNLIYSHPGGSLGNHNLLPLAHHGLQRNSMSPGVTHRPPSAGGLMGADLTTGAGTSAGNGYGNHRNSPGLLVSPGGMNKNMQAKSPPPMNLGMNNRKPDLRVLIPPGAKNNMPSINQRINNSQSAQSLATPVVSVATPTLPGQGMGGYPSAISTSYEYSLNSADLSSLSGFNSGSSLHLGSMSGWQQQHLQNMQHSALGQLGNCSSSHLCQGSNLSLPSAQSLHIKSEPVSPPRDRTSSTPGGYGGGIPPPHNTSSRQDSGRSPVDSLSSCSSSHEGSDRDEHRNEFHSPLGLARPALDERESPSIKRVRLSEGWAT; from the exons ATGGGGAGGAAAAAGATTCAGATCACGCGGATTATGGATGAACGCAACAGACAG GTGACATTTACAAAGCGAAAGTTTGGCCTGATGAAGAAGGCGTATGAGCTGAGTgttctgtgtgactgtgagatTGCCCTGATCATCTTCAATAGCACCAACAAGCTGTTCCAGTATGCCAGCACAGACATGGACAAGGTCCTGCTTAAATACACCGAGTACAACGAGCCCCATGAGAGCAGGACCAACTCCGATATTGTGGAG ACATTGAGAAAGAAGGGCCTAAACGGCTGTGATAGCCCAGACCCCGACGCAGACGACTCGGTCGGCCACAGCCCCGAGTCCGAGGACAAGTACAGGAAAATAAACGAGGACATTGATCTGATGATCAGCAGACAGAGACTGTGT GCATTGAGCAAGAAGGAGAACAAAGGCGGCGAGAGCCCGGAGCTCGAGTCTGCTCTCACCCTCACCCCACGCACTGAGGAGAAATACAAACAGATTAACGAGGAGTTTGATCACATGATTAAAACTCATAAGATAACT cAGGCCGTGCCCCCTTCGAACTATGACATGCCCGTGTCCATTCCCGTTAGCAACCAGAACAATCTCATTTACAGCCATCCCGGTGGTTCCCTAGGCAACCACAACCTGTTGCCACTGGCGCACCATGGCCTACAGAGAAACAGCATGTCTCCTGGAGTTACTCACAGACCCCCCAGTGCAG GTGGCCTCATGGGTGCTGACCTCACCACTGGCGCAGGCACCAGTGCTG GAAATGGATATGGGAACCACCGCAACTCGCCAGGTCTGCTGGTCTCTCCAGGTGGCATGAACAAGAACATGCAGGCTAAGTCTCCTCCGCCTATGAACTTAGGCATGAACAACCGCAAACCTGACCTGCGTGTGCTCATCCCCCCTGGCGCCAAGAACAACATGCCCTCCATC AACCAGAGAATAAACAACTCTCAGTCTGCTCAGTCATTGGCCACCCCAGTGGTATCAGTAGCAACTCCCACTCTACCAGGGCAAGGCATGGGCGGTTACCCATCTGCCATCTCTACTTCTTATG agTATTCCCTGAACAGTGCAGACCTGTCCTCCCTGTCTGGCTTCAACAGCGGCAGCTCCCTTCACCTCGGCTCAATGAGCGGGTGGCAACAGCAACATCTTCAGAACATGCAGCATTCAGCCCTCGGCCAGCTAGG AAATTGCTCTAGCTCTCACTTATGTCAGGGTTCAAATCTCTCCCTGCCCTCTGCTCAAAGCCTGCACATCAAGTCCGAACCTGTTTCTCCTCCTAGAGATCGCACCAGCAGCACACCGGGGGGCTACGGTGGCGGGATACCACCTCCCCACAACACCTCGTCCCGCCAGGACTCGGGACGCTCCCCTGTTGATAGCCTGAGCAGTTGTAGCAGCTCCCATGAGGGCAGCGACCGTGATGAGCACAGGAATGAGTTCCACTCACCTCTGGGACTGGCCCGGCCCGCCCTGGACGAGCGCGAGAGCCCTTCCATCAAACGGGTGCGGCTGTCAGAAGGATGGGCGACATGA
- the mef2cb gene encoding myocyte enhancer factor 2cb isoform X4: MGRKKIQITRIMDERNRQVTFTKRKFGLMKKAYELSVLCDCEIALIIFNSTNKLFQYASTDMDKVLLKYTEYNEPHESRTNSDIVETLRKKGLNGCDSPDPDADDSVGHSPESEDKYRKINEDIDLMISRQRLCALSKKENKGGESPELESALTLTPRTEEKYKQINEEFDHMIKTHKITQAVPPSNYDMPVSIPVSNQNNLIYSHPGGSLGNHNLLPLAHHGLQRNSMSPGVTHRPPSAGGLMGADLTTGAGTSAGNGYGNHRNSPGLLVSPGGMNKNMQAKSPPPMNLGMNNRKPDLRVLIPPGAKNNMPSINQRINNSQSAQSLATPVVSVATPTLPGQGMGGYPSAISTSYGTEYSLNSADLSSLSGFNSGSSLHLGSMSGWQQQHLQNMQHSALGQLGDRTSSTPGGYGGGIPPPHNTSSRQDSGRSPVDSLSSCSSSHEGSDRDEHRNEFHSPLGLARPALDERESPSIKRVRLSEGWAT; encoded by the exons ATGGGGAGGAAAAAGATTCAGATCACGCGGATTATGGATGAACGCAACAGACAG GTGACATTTACAAAGCGAAAGTTTGGCCTGATGAAGAAGGCGTATGAGCTGAGTgttctgtgtgactgtgagatTGCCCTGATCATCTTCAATAGCACCAACAAGCTGTTCCAGTATGCCAGCACAGACATGGACAAGGTCCTGCTTAAATACACCGAGTACAACGAGCCCCATGAGAGCAGGACCAACTCCGATATTGTGGAG ACATTGAGAAAGAAGGGCCTAAACGGCTGTGATAGCCCAGACCCCGACGCAGACGACTCGGTCGGCCACAGCCCCGAGTCCGAGGACAAGTACAGGAAAATAAACGAGGACATTGATCTGATGATCAGCAGACAGAGACTGTGT GCATTGAGCAAGAAGGAGAACAAAGGCGGCGAGAGCCCGGAGCTCGAGTCTGCTCTCACCCTCACCCCACGCACTGAGGAGAAATACAAACAGATTAACGAGGAGTTTGATCACATGATTAAAACTCATAAGATAACT cAGGCCGTGCCCCCTTCGAACTATGACATGCCCGTGTCCATTCCCGTTAGCAACCAGAACAATCTCATTTACAGCCATCCCGGTGGTTCCCTAGGCAACCACAACCTGTTGCCACTGGCGCACCATGGCCTACAGAGAAACAGCATGTCTCCTGGAGTTACTCACAGACCCCCCAGTGCAG GTGGCCTCATGGGTGCTGACCTCACCACTGGCGCAGGCACCAGTGCTG GAAATGGATATGGGAACCACCGCAACTCGCCAGGTCTGCTGGTCTCTCCAGGTGGCATGAACAAGAACATGCAGGCTAAGTCTCCTCCGCCTATGAACTTAGGCATGAACAACCGCAAACCTGACCTGCGTGTGCTCATCCCCCCTGGCGCCAAGAACAACATGCCCTCCATC AACCAGAGAATAAACAACTCTCAGTCTGCTCAGTCATTGGCCACCCCAGTGGTATCAGTAGCAACTCCCACTCTACCAGGGCAAGGCATGGGCGGTTACCCATCTGCCATCTCTACTTCTTATGGTACTG agTATTCCCTGAACAGTGCAGACCTGTCCTCCCTGTCTGGCTTCAACAGCGGCAGCTCCCTTCACCTCGGCTCAATGAGCGGGTGGCAACAGCAACATCTTCAGAACATGCAGCATTCAGCCCTCGGCCAGCTAGG AGATCGCACCAGCAGCACACCGGGGGGCTACGGTGGCGGGATACCACCTCCCCACAACACCTCGTCCCGCCAGGACTCGGGACGCTCCCCTGTTGATAGCCTGAGCAGTTGTAGCAGCTCCCATGAGGGCAGCGACCGTGATGAGCACAGGAATGAGTTCCACTCACCTCTGGGACTGGCCCGGCCCGCCCTGGACGAGCGCGAGAGCCCTTCCATCAAACGGGTGCGGCTGTCAGAAGGATGGGCGACATGA
- the mef2cb gene encoding myocyte enhancer factor 2cb isoform X1, protein MGRKKIQITRIMDERNRQVTFTKRKFGLMKKAYELSVLCDCEIALIIFNSTNKLFQYASTDMDKVLLKYTEYNEPHESRTNSDIVETLRKKGLNGCDSPDPDADDSVGHSPESEDKYRKINEDIDLMISRQRLCALSKKENKGGESPELESALTLTPRTEEKYKQINEEFDHMIKTHKITQAVPPSNYDMPVSIPVSNQNNLIYSHPGGSLGNHNLLPLAHHGLQRNSMSPGVTHRPPSAGGLMGADLTTGAGTSAGNGYGNHRNSPGLLVSPGGMNKNMQAKSPPPMNLGMNNRKPDLRVLIPPGAKNNMPSINQRINNSQSAQSLATPVVSVATPTLPGQGMGGYPSAISTSYGTEYSLNSADLSSLSGFNSGSSLHLGSMSGWQQQHLQNMQHSALGQLGNCSSSHLCQGSNLSLPSAQSLHIKSEPVSPPRDRTSSTPGGYGGGIPPPHNTSSRQDSGRSPVDSLSSCSSSHEGSDRDEHRNEFHSPLGLARPALDERESPSIKRVRLSEGWAT, encoded by the exons ATGGGGAGGAAAAAGATTCAGATCACGCGGATTATGGATGAACGCAACAGACAG GTGACATTTACAAAGCGAAAGTTTGGCCTGATGAAGAAGGCGTATGAGCTGAGTgttctgtgtgactgtgagatTGCCCTGATCATCTTCAATAGCACCAACAAGCTGTTCCAGTATGCCAGCACAGACATGGACAAGGTCCTGCTTAAATACACCGAGTACAACGAGCCCCATGAGAGCAGGACCAACTCCGATATTGTGGAG ACATTGAGAAAGAAGGGCCTAAACGGCTGTGATAGCCCAGACCCCGACGCAGACGACTCGGTCGGCCACAGCCCCGAGTCCGAGGACAAGTACAGGAAAATAAACGAGGACATTGATCTGATGATCAGCAGACAGAGACTGTGT GCATTGAGCAAGAAGGAGAACAAAGGCGGCGAGAGCCCGGAGCTCGAGTCTGCTCTCACCCTCACCCCACGCACTGAGGAGAAATACAAACAGATTAACGAGGAGTTTGATCACATGATTAAAACTCATAAGATAACT cAGGCCGTGCCCCCTTCGAACTATGACATGCCCGTGTCCATTCCCGTTAGCAACCAGAACAATCTCATTTACAGCCATCCCGGTGGTTCCCTAGGCAACCACAACCTGTTGCCACTGGCGCACCATGGCCTACAGAGAAACAGCATGTCTCCTGGAGTTACTCACAGACCCCCCAGTGCAG GTGGCCTCATGGGTGCTGACCTCACCACTGGCGCAGGCACCAGTGCTG GAAATGGATATGGGAACCACCGCAACTCGCCAGGTCTGCTGGTCTCTCCAGGTGGCATGAACAAGAACATGCAGGCTAAGTCTCCTCCGCCTATGAACTTAGGCATGAACAACCGCAAACCTGACCTGCGTGTGCTCATCCCCCCTGGCGCCAAGAACAACATGCCCTCCATC AACCAGAGAATAAACAACTCTCAGTCTGCTCAGTCATTGGCCACCCCAGTGGTATCAGTAGCAACTCCCACTCTACCAGGGCAAGGCATGGGCGGTTACCCATCTGCCATCTCTACTTCTTATGGTACTG agTATTCCCTGAACAGTGCAGACCTGTCCTCCCTGTCTGGCTTCAACAGCGGCAGCTCCCTTCACCTCGGCTCAATGAGCGGGTGGCAACAGCAACATCTTCAGAACATGCAGCATTCAGCCCTCGGCCAGCTAGG AAATTGCTCTAGCTCTCACTTATGTCAGGGTTCAAATCTCTCCCTGCCCTCTGCTCAAAGCCTGCACATCAAGTCCGAACCTGTTTCTCCTCCTAGAGATCGCACCAGCAGCACACCGGGGGGCTACGGTGGCGGGATACCACCTCCCCACAACACCTCGTCCCGCCAGGACTCGGGACGCTCCCCTGTTGATAGCCTGAGCAGTTGTAGCAGCTCCCATGAGGGCAGCGACCGTGATGAGCACAGGAATGAGTTCCACTCACCTCTGGGACTGGCCCGGCCCGCCCTGGACGAGCGCGAGAGCCCTTCCATCAAACGGGTGCGGCTGTCAGAAGGATGGGCGACATGA
- the mef2cb gene encoding myocyte enhancer factor 2cb isoform X5 produces the protein MGRKKIQITRIMDERNRQVTFTKRKFGLMKKAYELSVLCDCEIALIIFNSTNKLFQYASTDMDKVLLKYTEYNEPHESRTNSDIVETLRKKGLNGCDSPDPDADDSVGHSPESEDKYRKINEDIDLMISRQRLCQAVPPSNYDMPVSIPVSNQNNLIYSHPGGSLGNHNLLPLAHHGLQRNSMSPGVTHRPPSAGGLMGADLTTGAGTSAGNGYGNHRNSPGLLVSPGGMNKNMQAKSPPPMNLGMNNRKPDLRVLIPPGAKNNMPSINQRINNSQSAQSLATPVVSVATPTLPGQGMGGYPSAISTSYGTEYSLNSADLSSLSGFNSGSSLHLGSMSGWQQQHLQNMQHSALGQLGNCSSSHLCQGSNLSLPSAQSLHIKSEPVSPPRDRTSSTPGGYGGGIPPPHNTSSRQDSGRSPVDSLSSCSSSHEGSDRDEHRNEFHSPLGLARPALDERESPSIKRVRLSEGWAT, from the exons ATGGGGAGGAAAAAGATTCAGATCACGCGGATTATGGATGAACGCAACAGACAG GTGACATTTACAAAGCGAAAGTTTGGCCTGATGAAGAAGGCGTATGAGCTGAGTgttctgtgtgactgtgagatTGCCCTGATCATCTTCAATAGCACCAACAAGCTGTTCCAGTATGCCAGCACAGACATGGACAAGGTCCTGCTTAAATACACCGAGTACAACGAGCCCCATGAGAGCAGGACCAACTCCGATATTGTGGAG ACATTGAGAAAGAAGGGCCTAAACGGCTGTGATAGCCCAGACCCCGACGCAGACGACTCGGTCGGCCACAGCCCCGAGTCCGAGGACAAGTACAGGAAAATAAACGAGGACATTGATCTGATGATCAGCAGACAGAGACTGTGT cAGGCCGTGCCCCCTTCGAACTATGACATGCCCGTGTCCATTCCCGTTAGCAACCAGAACAATCTCATTTACAGCCATCCCGGTGGTTCCCTAGGCAACCACAACCTGTTGCCACTGGCGCACCATGGCCTACAGAGAAACAGCATGTCTCCTGGAGTTACTCACAGACCCCCCAGTGCAG GTGGCCTCATGGGTGCTGACCTCACCACTGGCGCAGGCACCAGTGCTG GAAATGGATATGGGAACCACCGCAACTCGCCAGGTCTGCTGGTCTCTCCAGGTGGCATGAACAAGAACATGCAGGCTAAGTCTCCTCCGCCTATGAACTTAGGCATGAACAACCGCAAACCTGACCTGCGTGTGCTCATCCCCCCTGGCGCCAAGAACAACATGCCCTCCATC AACCAGAGAATAAACAACTCTCAGTCTGCTCAGTCATTGGCCACCCCAGTGGTATCAGTAGCAACTCCCACTCTACCAGGGCAAGGCATGGGCGGTTACCCATCTGCCATCTCTACTTCTTATGGTACTG agTATTCCCTGAACAGTGCAGACCTGTCCTCCCTGTCTGGCTTCAACAGCGGCAGCTCCCTTCACCTCGGCTCAATGAGCGGGTGGCAACAGCAACATCTTCAGAACATGCAGCATTCAGCCCTCGGCCAGCTAGG AAATTGCTCTAGCTCTCACTTATGTCAGGGTTCAAATCTCTCCCTGCCCTCTGCTCAAAGCCTGCACATCAAGTCCGAACCTGTTTCTCCTCCTAGAGATCGCACCAGCAGCACACCGGGGGGCTACGGTGGCGGGATACCACCTCCCCACAACACCTCGTCCCGCCAGGACTCGGGACGCTCCCCTGTTGATAGCCTGAGCAGTTGTAGCAGCTCCCATGAGGGCAGCGACCGTGATGAGCACAGGAATGAGTTCCACTCACCTCTGGGACTGGCCCGGCCCGCCCTGGACGAGCGCGAGAGCCCTTCCATCAAACGGGTGCGGCTGTCAGAAGGATGGGCGACATGA
- the mef2cb gene encoding myocyte enhancer factor 2cb isoform X7, with the protein MGRKKIQITRIMDERNRQVTFTKRKFGLMKKAYELSVLCDCEIALIIFNSTNKLFQYASTDMDKVLLKYTEYNEPHESRTNSDIVEALSKKENKGGESPELESALTLTPRTEEKYKQINEEFDHMIKTHKITQAVPPSNYDMPVSIPVSNQNNLIYSHPGGSLGNHNLLPLAHHGLQRNSMSPGVTHRPPSAGGLMGADLTTGAGTSAGNGYGNHRNSPGLLVSPGGMNKNMQAKSPPPMNLGMNNRKPDLRVLIPPGAKNNMPSINQRINNSQSAQSLATPVVSVATPTLPGQGMGGYPSAISTSYGTEYSLNSADLSSLSGFNSGSSLHLGSMSGWQQQHLQNMQHSALGQLGNCSSSHLCQGSNLSLPSAQSLHIKSEPVSPPRDRTSSTPGGYGGGIPPPHNTSSRQDSGRSPVDSLSSCSSSHEGSDRDEHRNEFHSPLGLARPALDERESPSIKRVRLSEGWAT; encoded by the exons ATGGGGAGGAAAAAGATTCAGATCACGCGGATTATGGATGAACGCAACAGACAG GTGACATTTACAAAGCGAAAGTTTGGCCTGATGAAGAAGGCGTATGAGCTGAGTgttctgtgtgactgtgagatTGCCCTGATCATCTTCAATAGCACCAACAAGCTGTTCCAGTATGCCAGCACAGACATGGACAAGGTCCTGCTTAAATACACCGAGTACAACGAGCCCCATGAGAGCAGGACCAACTCCGATATTGTGGAG GCATTGAGCAAGAAGGAGAACAAAGGCGGCGAGAGCCCGGAGCTCGAGTCTGCTCTCACCCTCACCCCACGCACTGAGGAGAAATACAAACAGATTAACGAGGAGTTTGATCACATGATTAAAACTCATAAGATAACT cAGGCCGTGCCCCCTTCGAACTATGACATGCCCGTGTCCATTCCCGTTAGCAACCAGAACAATCTCATTTACAGCCATCCCGGTGGTTCCCTAGGCAACCACAACCTGTTGCCACTGGCGCACCATGGCCTACAGAGAAACAGCATGTCTCCTGGAGTTACTCACAGACCCCCCAGTGCAG GTGGCCTCATGGGTGCTGACCTCACCACTGGCGCAGGCACCAGTGCTG GAAATGGATATGGGAACCACCGCAACTCGCCAGGTCTGCTGGTCTCTCCAGGTGGCATGAACAAGAACATGCAGGCTAAGTCTCCTCCGCCTATGAACTTAGGCATGAACAACCGCAAACCTGACCTGCGTGTGCTCATCCCCCCTGGCGCCAAGAACAACATGCCCTCCATC AACCAGAGAATAAACAACTCTCAGTCTGCTCAGTCATTGGCCACCCCAGTGGTATCAGTAGCAACTCCCACTCTACCAGGGCAAGGCATGGGCGGTTACCCATCTGCCATCTCTACTTCTTATGGTACTG agTATTCCCTGAACAGTGCAGACCTGTCCTCCCTGTCTGGCTTCAACAGCGGCAGCTCCCTTCACCTCGGCTCAATGAGCGGGTGGCAACAGCAACATCTTCAGAACATGCAGCATTCAGCCCTCGGCCAGCTAGG AAATTGCTCTAGCTCTCACTTATGTCAGGGTTCAAATCTCTCCCTGCCCTCTGCTCAAAGCCTGCACATCAAGTCCGAACCTGTTTCTCCTCCTAGAGATCGCACCAGCAGCACACCGGGGGGCTACGGTGGCGGGATACCACCTCCCCACAACACCTCGTCCCGCCAGGACTCGGGACGCTCCCCTGTTGATAGCCTGAGCAGTTGTAGCAGCTCCCATGAGGGCAGCGACCGTGATGAGCACAGGAATGAGTTCCACTCACCTCTGGGACTGGCCCGGCCCGCCCTGGACGAGCGCGAGAGCCCTTCCATCAAACGGGTGCGGCTGTCAGAAGGATGGGCGACATGA
- the mef2cb gene encoding myocyte enhancer factor 2cb isoform X10: protein MGRKKIQITRIMDERNRQVTFTKRKFGLMKKAYELSVLCDCEIALIIFNSTNKLFQYASTDMDKVLLKYTEYNEPHESRTNSDIVETLRKKGLNGCDSPDPDADDSVGHSPESEDKYRKINEDIDLMISRQRLCALSKKENKGGESPELESALTLTPRTEEKYKQINEEFDHMIKTHKITAVPPSNYDMPVSIPVSNQNNLIYSHPGGSLGNHNLLPLAHHGLQRNSMSPGVTHRPPSAGGLMGADLTTGAGTSAGNGYGNHRNSPGLLVSPGGMNKNMQAKSPPPMNLGMNNRKPDLRVLIPPGAKNNMPSINQRINNSQSAQSLATPVVSVATPTLPGQGMGGYPSAISTSYGTEYSLNSADLSSLSGFNSGSSLHLGSMSGWQQQHLQNMQHSALGQLGDRTSSTPGGYGGGIPPPHNTSSRQDSGRSPVDSLSSCSSSHEGSDRDEHRNEFHSPLGLARPALDERESPSIKRVRLSEGWAT from the exons ATGGGGAGGAAAAAGATTCAGATCACGCGGATTATGGATGAACGCAACAGACAG GTGACATTTACAAAGCGAAAGTTTGGCCTGATGAAGAAGGCGTATGAGCTGAGTgttctgtgtgactgtgagatTGCCCTGATCATCTTCAATAGCACCAACAAGCTGTTCCAGTATGCCAGCACAGACATGGACAAGGTCCTGCTTAAATACACCGAGTACAACGAGCCCCATGAGAGCAGGACCAACTCCGATATTGTGGAG ACATTGAGAAAGAAGGGCCTAAACGGCTGTGATAGCCCAGACCCCGACGCAGACGACTCGGTCGGCCACAGCCCCGAGTCCGAGGACAAGTACAGGAAAATAAACGAGGACATTGATCTGATGATCAGCAGACAGAGACTGTGT GCATTGAGCAAGAAGGAGAACAAAGGCGGCGAGAGCCCGGAGCTCGAGTCTGCTCTCACCCTCACCCCACGCACTGAGGAGAAATACAAACAGATTAACGAGGAGTTTGATCACATGATTAAAACTCATAAGATAACT GCCGTGCCCCCTTCGAACTATGACATGCCCGTGTCCATTCCCGTTAGCAACCAGAACAATCTCATTTACAGCCATCCCGGTGGTTCCCTAGGCAACCACAACCTGTTGCCACTGGCGCACCATGGCCTACAGAGAAACAGCATGTCTCCTGGAGTTACTCACAGACCCCCCAGTGCAG GTGGCCTCATGGGTGCTGACCTCACCACTGGCGCAGGCACCAGTGCTG GAAATGGATATGGGAACCACCGCAACTCGCCAGGTCTGCTGGTCTCTCCAGGTGGCATGAACAAGAACATGCAGGCTAAGTCTCCTCCGCCTATGAACTTAGGCATGAACAACCGCAAACCTGACCTGCGTGTGCTCATCCCCCCTGGCGCCAAGAACAACATGCCCTCCATC AACCAGAGAATAAACAACTCTCAGTCTGCTCAGTCATTGGCCACCCCAGTGGTATCAGTAGCAACTCCCACTCTACCAGGGCAAGGCATGGGCGGTTACCCATCTGCCATCTCTACTTCTTATGGTACTG agTATTCCCTGAACAGTGCAGACCTGTCCTCCCTGTCTGGCTTCAACAGCGGCAGCTCCCTTCACCTCGGCTCAATGAGCGGGTGGCAACAGCAACATCTTCAGAACATGCAGCATTCAGCCCTCGGCCAGCTAGG AGATCGCACCAGCAGCACACCGGGGGGCTACGGTGGCGGGATACCACCTCCCCACAACACCTCGTCCCGCCAGGACTCGGGACGCTCCCCTGTTGATAGCCTGAGCAGTTGTAGCAGCTCCCATGAGGGCAGCGACCGTGATGAGCACAGGAATGAGTTCCACTCACCTCTGGGACTGGCCCGGCCCGCCCTGGACGAGCGCGAGAGCCCTTCCATCAAACGGGTGCGGCTGTCAGAAGGATGGGCGACATGA
- the mef2cb gene encoding myocyte enhancer factor 2cb isoform X9 translates to MGRKKIQITRIMDERNRQVTFTKRKFGLMKKAYELSVLCDCEIALIIFNSTNKLFQYASTDMDKVLLKYTEYNEPHESRTNSDIVETLRKKGLNGCDSPDPDADDSVGHSPESEDKYRKINEDIDLMISRQRLCAVPPSNYDMPVSIPVSNQNNLIYSHPGGSLGNHNLLPLAHHGLQRNSMSPGVTHRPPSAGGLMGADLTTGAGTSAGNGYGNHRNSPGLLVSPGGMNKNMQAKSPPPMNLGMNNRKPDLRVLIPPGAKNNMPSINQRINNSQSAQSLATPVVSVATPTLPGQGMGGYPSAISTSYGTEYSLNSADLSSLSGFNSGSSLHLGSMSGWQQQHLQNMQHSALGQLGDRTSSTPGGYGGGIPPPHNTSSRQDSGRSPVDSLSSCSSSHEGSDRDEHRNEFHSPLGLARPALDERESPSIKRVRLSEGWAT, encoded by the exons ATGGGGAGGAAAAAGATTCAGATCACGCGGATTATGGATGAACGCAACAGACAG GTGACATTTACAAAGCGAAAGTTTGGCCTGATGAAGAAGGCGTATGAGCTGAGTgttctgtgtgactgtgagatTGCCCTGATCATCTTCAATAGCACCAACAAGCTGTTCCAGTATGCCAGCACAGACATGGACAAGGTCCTGCTTAAATACACCGAGTACAACGAGCCCCATGAGAGCAGGACCAACTCCGATATTGTGGAG ACATTGAGAAAGAAGGGCCTAAACGGCTGTGATAGCCCAGACCCCGACGCAGACGACTCGGTCGGCCACAGCCCCGAGTCCGAGGACAAGTACAGGAAAATAAACGAGGACATTGATCTGATGATCAGCAGACAGAGACTGTGT GCCGTGCCCCCTTCGAACTATGACATGCCCGTGTCCATTCCCGTTAGCAACCAGAACAATCTCATTTACAGCCATCCCGGTGGTTCCCTAGGCAACCACAACCTGTTGCCACTGGCGCACCATGGCCTACAGAGAAACAGCATGTCTCCTGGAGTTACTCACAGACCCCCCAGTGCAG GTGGCCTCATGGGTGCTGACCTCACCACTGGCGCAGGCACCAGTGCTG GAAATGGATATGGGAACCACCGCAACTCGCCAGGTCTGCTGGTCTCTCCAGGTGGCATGAACAAGAACATGCAGGCTAAGTCTCCTCCGCCTATGAACTTAGGCATGAACAACCGCAAACCTGACCTGCGTGTGCTCATCCCCCCTGGCGCCAAGAACAACATGCCCTCCATC AACCAGAGAATAAACAACTCTCAGTCTGCTCAGTCATTGGCCACCCCAGTGGTATCAGTAGCAACTCCCACTCTACCAGGGCAAGGCATGGGCGGTTACCCATCTGCCATCTCTACTTCTTATGGTACTG agTATTCCCTGAACAGTGCAGACCTGTCCTCCCTGTCTGGCTTCAACAGCGGCAGCTCCCTTCACCTCGGCTCAATGAGCGGGTGGCAACAGCAACATCTTCAGAACATGCAGCATTCAGCCCTCGGCCAGCTAGG AGATCGCACCAGCAGCACACCGGGGGGCTACGGTGGCGGGATACCACCTCCCCACAACACCTCGTCCCGCCAGGACTCGGGACGCTCCCCTGTTGATAGCCTGAGCAGTTGTAGCAGCTCCCATGAGGGCAGCGACCGTGATGAGCACAGGAATGAGTTCCACTCACCTCTGGGACTGGCCCGGCCCGCCCTGGACGAGCGCGAGAGCCCTTCCATCAAACGGGTGCGGCTGTCAGAAGGATGGGCGACATGA